Genomic DNA from bacterium:
CGCCTCGAGGGCGTCCGCTGCATCATCGAGCGGAAGTTCTTCGCTCACGAGTGGATCGAGGTGAAACTCGCCGCGTTCCACGTACTCGAGCAGGCGCGGAATATCCACGTGCGGGTTCGCGCCGCCGTAGACACTTCCGGCCAGGCGTCGTTCGACGAACAACCCGCCCGCTCGGATGGGAATCTTCTCCTTGCCCGGAGGCATCCCGATGACCAGCGCGAGCCCGCCCGGTCGCAGGACTTCCCAGGCGGTTTCGATGGTCGCCGAAGTTCCGATCGCCTCGATACTCACGTGGGCTCCCAGGCCGGTGAGCTTGCGGATCGCCTTCTTCACGTCCTCGCGACCGTCGAGTGAGTGAGTTGCGCCGAGTTGCTCTGCCAGGGCGAGCTTCGCCGGATCGATGTCGATTGCGATGATGGGGGAGGCGCCGACGATGCGTGCGGCCTGGATCGCGGCGAGTCCGACGCCACCACAGCCGATCACAACGACTCCGGCTCCTTCCCGGATATCTGTCGTATTGAAGACCGCCCCAGCTCCGGTCAATACCCCACAACCCAGTAGACAGGCGCGACTGAGCGCGACCTCATGGGCGATGCGAACGCACGATTGCGCGCAGACCACGGCTTGTTCTGCAAACGAAGCGACGCCGCAGAGCTGGTATACGACTTCACTACCCTGTCGCAGGCGGGTCGTGCCGTCGAGCATCGTCGAGCCGATCATTCCCGGAACCATCTTGATGCAGCGGTTCGGCGCGCCTTCATTGCAGAACAGGCAATTACCGCACGCCGGCGTCAGCGCGACGACGACGTGATCCCCGAGCGCGAGATTCTCGACACCTTCGCCTAACTGCGTCACGACGCCAGCTGCCTCGTGTCCTAGCACGACGGGGAGTGGGGATCGCAGCGTTCCAGTCGTTACGGAGAGATCACTGCGACAGATTCCGCTCGCAGCAACATCGATCTTGACTTCACCTGCTCGTGGATCTTCCAGGTCGAGGTCGACGATCTCGAGTCTCTTTCCCGTTTCGCGAAACACCGCTGCGCGCATGCACCCTCCTGAGATATTACT
This window encodes:
- a CDS encoding zinc-binding dehydrogenase; translation: MRAAVFRETGKRLEIVDLDLEDPRAGEVKIDVAASGICRSDLSVTTGTLRSPLPVVLGHEAAGVVTQLGEGVENLALGDHVVVALTPACGNCLFCNEGAPNRCIKMVPGMIGSTMLDGTTRLRQGSEVVYQLCGVASFAEQAVVCAQSCVRIAHEVALSRACLLGCGVLTGAGAVFNTTDIREGAGVVVIGCGGVGLAAIQAARIVGASPIIAIDIDPAKLALAEQLGATHSLDGREDVKKAIRKLTGLGAHVSIEAIGTSATIETAWEVLRPGGLALVIGMPPGKEKIPIRAGGLFVERRLAGSVYGGANPHVDIPRLLEYVERGEFHLDPLVSEELPLDDAADALEALAAGEGARHVIVNAR